The following are encoded together in the Campylobacteraceae bacterium genome:
- a CDS encoding asparaginase, protein MKITIINTGGTFNKKYNLIKGALDVRDDAFSLEKILNWTHNVDFEVKNILALDSLEIKDKHRDIIIKNIKESQNENIIIIHGTDTMNETALYLDERIKDKNIVITGAMIPMSIDTTEAVMNFASAYGFLNARVDKGIYIALHGIVCSHKKIYKDKKMGKFLVK, encoded by the coding sequence GTGAAGATCACTATAATAAATACAGGTGGAACATTTAATAAAAAGTACAATTTAATAAAAGGGGCATTAGATGTTAGAGATGATGCTTTTTCTTTGGAAAAAATATTAAACTGGACGCACAATGTTGATTTTGAAGTAAAAAATATTTTAGCCTTAGATTCTTTAGAGATAAAAGATAAACACAGAGATATTATTATTAAAAATATCAAAGAATCTCAAAATGAAAATATAATCATTATTCATGGAACAGATACTATGAATGAAACGGCTTTATATTTAGATGAACGAATAAAAGATAAAAACATTGTAATTACTGGTGCTATGATACCTATGAGTATAGATACTACTGAGGCTGTTATGAATTTTGCTTCTGCTTATGGGTTTTTAAATGCAAGAGTAGATAAAGGAATTTATATAGCGTTACATGGAATAGTTTGTTCACATAAAAAAATATATAAAGATAAAAAAATGGGGAAGTTTTTAGTAAAATAG
- the aspA gene encoding aspartate ammonia-lyase, whose protein sequence is MENAFRVEKDFLGEMNIDIHAYYGIQSLRAKNNFDITRTNISLFPNFIKSLGKVKKACALANYELGDLSLEQKDAIVQACDEIIDGKLVEQFIVDPIQGGAGTSTNMNANEVIANRALEILGHPRAAYHIIHPNNDVNRSQSTNDAYPTAIKITLYELIFKLKDSLRYLGESFDKKAEEFKDVIKMGRTQLQDAVPMTLGQEFKTYAIMIEEDVFRLREAQALLKEINLGATAIGTGINTKSEYRHVVIRHLKEVTGVDFDNSGNLIEATQDTGVFIHVSGILKRVVIKISKVCNDLRLLSSGPRAGFNEINLPAMQPGSSIMPGKVNPVIPEVVNQVAYEVIGADTTISMACEGGQLQLNVFEPLIAYKLFTSINIMRRSFYTLADKCVDGITANADVCLENVLNSVTIVTYLNPILGYEKCSALAKEALKTKKRVYDLVLEQELFTQDELDELLLPKNMLK, encoded by the coding sequence ATGGAAAATGCATTTAGAGTAGAAAAAGATTTTTTAGGTGAAATGAATATAGATATTCACGCATACTATGGAATTCAAAGCTTAAGAGCTAAGAATAATTTTGATATCACACGTACGAATATTTCTTTGTTTCCTAACTTTATTAAATCTTTGGGAAAAGTAAAAAAAGCCTGTGCTTTAGCTAATTATGAATTAGGGGATTTATCCTTAGAGCAAAAAGATGCAATTGTACAGGCTTGTGATGAAATAATTGATGGTAAACTTGTAGAACAGTTTATTGTTGATCCTATTCAAGGAGGAGCTGGAACTTCTACTAATATGAATGCAAACGAAGTTATTGCTAATAGAGCTTTAGAAATCTTAGGTCATCCAAGGGCTGCTTATCATATCATTCATCCTAATAATGATGTTAATCGTTCACAATCAACCAATGATGCTTATCCTACTGCTATTAAAATTACTCTTTATGAACTGATTTTTAAATTAAAAGATTCTTTACGTTATTTAGGAGAAAGTTTTGATAAAAAAGCAGAAGAATTTAAAGATGTTATCAAAATGGGACGAACCCAACTTCAAGATGCAGTTCCAATGACTTTGGGCCAAGAATTTAAAACCTATGCAATAATGATTGAAGAAGATGTTTTTAGATTAAGAGAAGCACAAGCTTTGTTAAAAGAAATAAATTTAGGAGCTACTGCTATTGGAACAGGTATTAATACTAAAAGTGAATACCGTCATGTTGTTATTAGACATTTAAAAGAAGTAACTGGCGTTGACTTTGATAATTCAGGTAATTTAATTGAAGCTACACAAGATACAGGTGTTTTTATTCATGTGTCTGGAATATTAAAACGAGTAGTTATTAAAATATCCAAAGTGTGTAATGATTTACGTCTTTTAAGTTCAGGTCCACGTGCTGGCTTTAATGAAATTAATTTACCAGCTATGCAACCAGGTAGCTCAATAATGCCAGGAAAAGTAAACCCCGTTATTCCAGAAGTTGTTAATCAAGTAGCTTATGAAGTAATAGGGGCTGATACTACTATTTCTATGGCTTGTGAAGGAGGTCAGTTACAATTAAATGTATTCGAACCTTTAATTGCCTATAAACTTTTTACTTCTATTAATATTATGAGACGCTCTTTTTATACACTTGCAGATAAGTGTGTGGATGGTATTACTGCTAATGCGGACGTATGTTTAGAAAATGTTTTAAACTCAGTTACAATTGTTACGTATTTAAATCCTATTTTAGGATATGAAAAGTGCTCTGCATTAGCTAAAGAAGCACTTAAAACAAAAAAAAGAGTTTATGATTTGGTGCTGGAGCAAGAACTGTTTACACAAGATGAATTAGATGAGTTATTATTACCAAAAAACATGTTGAAATAA